The segment CGGCAAGGGCCTGCTCGGCCGCGTCGTCGACGGCCTGGGCAACCCGATCGATGGCAAGGGCCCGATCGAATATACCGAGCGTCGTCGCGTCGAAGTGAAGGCGCCGGGCATCATCCCGCGCAAGTCGGTGCACGAGCCGGTGCAGACCGGCCTCAAGGCGATCGACGCCCTGGTGCCGATCGGCCGTGGCCAGCGCGAGCTGATCATCGGCGATCGCCAGACCGGCAAGACCGCCGTCGCGATCGACACCTTCATCAACCAGAAGGGCCCGAACAGCTCGGGCGACGAAGGCAAGAAGCTCTACTGCATCTACGTCGCCGTCGGCCAGAAGCGCTCGACCGTCGCGCAGATCGTCCGCCAGCTCGAAGAGAATGGCGCGATGGAGTATTCGATCGTCGTCGCCGCCACCGCGTCGGAGCCCGCTCCGCTGCAGTTCCTCGCGCCGTACACCGGCTGCGCGATGGGCGAGTTCTTCCGCGACAACGGCATGCACGCCGTGATCGTGTATGACGATCTTTCGAAGCAGGCCGTCGCCTATCGTCAGATGTCGCTGCTGCTCCGCCGTCCGCCGGGCCGTGAAGCCTATCCGGGCGACGTGTTCTATCTCCACAGCCGCCTGCTTGAGCGCGCCGCGAAGATGAACGACGCCAACGGCAACGGCTCGCTGACCGCGCTGCCGATCATCGAGACCCAGGCGGGCGACGTGTCGGCCTATATTCCGACCAACGTGATCTCGATCACCGACGGCCAGATTTTCCTCGAGACGAACCTGTTCTACCAGGGCATCCGTCCGGCGATTAACGTGGGTCTCTCGGTGTCGCGCGTGGGTTCGTCGGCGCAGACCAAGGCGATGAAGAAGGTGTCGGGCTCGATCAAGCTCGAGCTGGCCCAGTATCGCGAAATGGCCGCGTTCGCGCAGTTCGGTTCGGACCTCGATGCCTCGACCCAGAAGCTGCTGAACCGCGGTGCGCGCCTGACCGAGCTGCTCAAGCAGCCGCAGTTCAGCCCGCTGTCGTTCGAAGAGCAGACCATCTCGATCTTCGCCGGCACCAACGGCTACCTCGACAATGTCGCGGTCAAGGACGTGGTCCGCTTCGAAGCCGCGATGCTCGCGCACTTCCGTTCGCAGCATGCCGAGGTGCTCGCCGAGATCCGCGACACCAAGGCTTTCGAGAACGGTACGCGAGACAAGGTGAAGGGCGTGCTCGACGCCTTCACCAAGACCTTCGCCTAAGGGACTGCCGCCGGATGGCCAACCTCAAGGAACTCAAGGGCCGGATCGCCTCGGTCAAGTCGACCCAGAAGATCACCAAGGCCAAGCAGATGGTCGCGGCGGCGAAGCTGCGGAAGGCGCAAGCCGCCGCAGAAGCCGCGCGTCCCTATGCCCAGCGCCTTGAGGGCGTGGTCGCCAGCCTCGCCAGCAAGGTGGGGGCCAGCGACAATGCGCCGCGTCTCCTCGCCAGCACCGGCAAGGCGGACACGCAGCTGCTCATCATCGCCAATGGCGACAAGGGCCTGTCGGGCGCGTTCAACGCGAACATCGTCAAGGCGGCGATTCTCAAGGGTCGCACGCTAATCGCCGAGGGCAAGACGGTGAAGTTCTACCTCGTCGGCCGCAAGGGCCGCGCGGTGATCGCCCGTACCTTCCCCGGCATGATCGTCGGCCAGTTCGACACCACTGCGGTGCGGACGCCGGGCTATGACGAGGCGCGCGCGATCGCCAAGGACGTGACCGACCGCTTCTTCGCGGGCGAGTTCGACGTGGCGACCCTGTTCTACTCGCACTTCCGCTCGGCGCTGGCCCAGGTGCCGACCGAGCAGCAGCTGATCCCGGTCTCGGTGCCGGAATCGGCGGTGCCGGCCACGGGTGCCGCGGTCGAATATGAGCCGGACGAAGAGACGATCCTCGCCGATCTGCTGCCGCGCAACCTGACGGTGCAGATCTTCAAGGCGCTGCTGGAGAACCAGGCCAGCGAGCAGGGCGCGTCGATGACCGCGATGGACAACGCCACGCGCAACGCCGGCGACCTGATCAATCGTCTGACGATCCAGTATAACCGTTCCCGCCAGGCCGCGATCACGACCGAGCTGGTGGAAATCATTTCGGGCGCCGAAGCGCTCTAAAAGCTGCACGAAGCAAGGAAAGCAACAATGGCAACCGCCGCTGTAGACACGACCCCGACCACGGGCACCAACAATGTCGGCCGCATCAGCCAGGTGATCGGCGCGGTCGTCGACGTGACGTTCGAGAACAACCTGCCGGCGATCCTTTCGGCGCTGGAGACCCAGAACAACGGCAACCGCCTGGTTCTCGAAGTCGCGCAGCATCTGGGCGAGAACACCGTCCGCACGATCGCGATGGACGCCACCGAGGGTCTGACCCGCGGCCAGACCGTGACCGACACCGGCAGCCAGATCCGCGTTCCGGTCGGCCCGGCGACGCTCGGCCGCATTCTGAACGTCGTCGGCGAGCCGATCGACGAGCGTGGTCCGGTGGGCACCGATCTGCGTGCGCCGATCCACGCCAAGGCGCCCGAGTTCATCGAGCAGTCGACCGACAGCGCGATTCTCGTCACCGGCATCAAGGTGATCGACCTGCTCGCGCCGTACGCGAAGGGCGGCAAGATCGGCCTGTTCGGCGGCGCCGGCGTGGGCAAGACCGTGCTCATCCAGGAGCTGATCAACAACATCGCGAAGGGCCATGGCGGCACCTCGGTGTTCGCAGGCGTGGGCGAGCGTACCCGTGAGGGCAACGATCTCTATCACGAGTTCCTCGACGCCGGCGTTATCGCCAAGGACGCCGACGGCAACGCCATCACCGAGGGCTCGAAGGTCGCGCTCGTTTATGGTCAGATGAACGAGCCGCCGGGCGCCCGTGCCCGCGTCGCGCTGTCGGGCCTGACGATCGCTGAGTACTTCCGCGACGTCGAAGGCCAGGACGTGCTGTTCTTCGTCGACAACATCTTCCGCTTCACCCAGGCGGGCGCGGAAGTGTCGGCACTGCTCGGCCGTATTCCGTCGGCCGTGGGCTATCAGCCGACCCTGTCGACCGACATGGGCGCGCTGCAGGAGCGCATCACCTCGACCACCAAGGGTTCGATCACCTCGGTGCAGGCCGTGTACGTGCCCGCCGACGATCTTACCGATCCGGCACCGGCAACCTCGTTCGCCCACTTGGACGCGACGACCGTGCTCAACCGCGCCATCTCCGAGCTGGGCATCTACCCGGCCGTGGATCCGCTCGACTCGACCAGCCGCGTGCTCGAGCCGCGCGTTGTCGGCCAGGAGCATTACGAGACGGCACGTGCGGTGCAGGCCATCCTGCAGAAGTACAAGTCGCTGCAGGACATCATCGCGATCCTGGGCATGGACGAGCTTTCCGAAGAGGATAAGCTGACCGTCGCCCGCGCCCGCAAGATCCAGCGCTTCCTCAGCCAGCCGTTCCACGTCGCCGAGGTGTTCACCGGCATCCCCGGCGCCTTCGTGCAGTTGGAAGACACGGTGCGCTCGTTCAAGGCGGTGGTCGATGGTGAGTATGACCATCTGCCGGAATCGGCCTTCTACATGGTCGGCGGCATCGACGACGCGATCGCCAAGGCCAAGAAGCTCGCCGACGAGGCGTAATCAAGGACTAGCCCCTCCCCTTCAGGGGAGGGGTTGGGGTGGGGCGCGAGCGCAAGCGAGCGTCCATAACCCCAGCGAATACCGACGCAGGGGGCGGTGTCCCCCACCCCAACCCCTCCCCTAAAGGAGAGGGGCTTAGGATAGAGAAGATGCTGCACTTCGAACTCGTCACTCCGGAACGTCTCGTCCGCTCGGAAGAGGTCCATATGGTCGTCGTCCCCGGCAGCGAGGGCGATTTCGGCGTGCTCGAAGGCCATGCGCCGATCATGTCGACCATTCGCGACGGCAATATCGAGCTGTACAAGGCGGGCTCCACCACGCCCGAACTTATCCGCGTCGAGGGTGGCTTCGCCGAGGTCAACGAGCGCGGCCTGACCGTGCTGGCCGAACGCGCCGAGTGATGTAGGCGGCCGGGGAAGTCCGGCCACCGCAACGCAGACCATCGTCATCCCCGCGAAGGCGGGGATCCATTCGCGCCAAAGCGGCGGCTCCTGCCGGGACCGCACAGGCCAATGGATCCCTGCCTTCGCGGGGATGACGCGTTTGGGGCATGACTGCATCATGCAGCGCACCCGACGCCCGGCCGAGACGTCTCCCACGCCACTGCCCCGCCGCCCCGCATAGTTAGCCAAATCGCAAGGCTTCTCCTTTAGTCCCCCTGTCTTCCTGGAGGACTGACATTCGATGAGCGCGTTCGGGCGTCGTGGCGGCATTGGAAACGGGACCGGAGGACGACCGGCCTTTGGCGTGGCACGACCGATGCAGGGTGGCAGCGTTCAGCGTGCCGAACCGCTGCCGCTGGGCGGCGAACAATTCCCGCCGCTCGATTCGGTCCCCCTGCCCGGCGAGCACTTCGCCGATCCGATGCTCGAGCGCGACCCTCTGGGCCCAAGCGCGGCCAGCGCCGACGCGATGCAGCGCCTTGCCGATCGCCAGGCCGCCCCCGCCGACCAGGGAAGCTCGCGCAACGAAGGCTTCGAGGCCTCGATCCACCGCATCAAGGAACAGGTGCTGCCGCGCCTGCTCGAGCGTGTCGACCCCGAGGCCGCGGCAACATTGAGCAAGGACGAGCTTGCCGAGGAATTCCGTCCGATCATCGGCGAGGTGCTTGCCGAGCTGAAGCTCACGCTCAACCGCCGCGAGCAGTTCGCGCTGGAAAAGGTGCTGGTCGACGAGCTGCTCGGGCTGGGTCCGCTCGAGGAATTGCTGGCGGATGCCGCGATCAGCGACATCATGGTCAACGGCCCCGAGCAGACCTATGTCGAACGCAAGGGCAAGCTCGAGCTCGCCAACATCAATTTCCGCGACGAGGAGCATCTGTTCCAGATCGCCCAGCGGATTTGCAACTCGGTCGGCCGCCGCGTCGACCAGACCACCCCGCTCGCCGACGCCCGCCTCAAGGACGGCAGCCGCGTCAACGTCATCGTGCCGCCGCTCAGCTTGCGCGGCACCGCCATCTCGATCCGTAAATTCTCCGCCAAGCCGATCACGCTGGACATGATGGCCAAGGGCGGATCGATGTCCGAGAAGATGGCGACCGCGCTCAAGATCGCGGGGGCGAGCCGGTTCAACATCGTCATTTCGGGCGGCACCGGCTCGGGCAAGACGACGATGCTCAACGCGATCTCGAAGATGATCGACCCAGGCGAGCGCGTGCTGACGATCGAGGACGCCGCCGAGCTCCGCCTGCAGCAGCCGCATTGGCTGCCGCTGGAAACGCGGCCGGCCAATCTGGAAGGCCAGGGCGAAATCTCGATCCGCGATCTCGTCAAGAACGCGCTGCGCATGCGCCCCGATCGCATCATCCTCGGCGAAATCCGCGGCGCCGAGTGTTTCGACATGCTCGCCGCGATGAACACCGGTCACGACGGATCGATGTGCACCCTCCACTCGAACAGCCCGCGCGAGGCGCTGGCGCGGATGGAGAACATGGTGATGATGTCGGACATCAAGGTGCCCAAGGAAGCGATCAGCCGCCAGATCGCCGATTCGGTGGACCTGATCATCCAAGTGAAGCGCCTCCGCGACGGCAGCCGCCGGGTGACCAACGTCACCGAGGTGATCGGGATGGAGGGCCCGGTGATCGTCACCCAGGAGCTGTTCAAGTTCGAATATCTCGACGAGAGCACCGACGGGAAGATCATCGGCGAATATCGCTCGATGGGCCTGCGCCCCTACACGCTCGACAAGGCCAAGCAGTTCGGCTTCGACCAGGCGCTGCTGGAGGCGTGCCTCTGAAATCCATCAGATCCTCCCCCGGAGGGGGAGGGGGAGCGCCGCCGGAGGCGGTGGTGGAGGGGTGTACCCGCCAAGGGTGCGCGCCGCGATACCAGCGCTGACACCCCCTCCGACGCGCTGCGCGCGCCACCTCCCCTTTCAGGGGAGGATCTTCAAAGCCTCACCCCGCGTGCAGCGCCACGCTCACCAGCACCAGCGCGGCGAACAGCCCGGCCATCTGGATCGCCATCCACGGCACCCAGCCGACCTGCTCCAGGTTACGCCGCTTGCGCCGGCGATGCTCGGCCAACCCCGCAAGGATCGCGATCAGCAGCGCAACCCCCGCAGCGATCCAGAATTGTAGTTGCATCGTCACCTTGTTGCGTCACAGTCGCGCACCGATAGCAGGGAGCCATCGTTTATGCGCCATCGTCTTATCGCCGTCGCCGCCGTCACCACCCTTGCCGCCGTCGCCAGCGTTGCTGCGCAGCAACCGGCGTCGCTGCGCCATGCGATCGAGAGCGCGGTCGCGGCATCCGGCCGCACCCCCGCCAATACCGCGCGCGACAAATATCGCCACCCCGCCGACACGCTCGCCTTTTTCGGCGTGAAGCCCGGCGACACGGTGGTGGAGATCTGGCCGAGCGGCGGCTGGTATACCGAGATCCTGGCGCCGCTCACCAAGGGCAAGGGCACGCTCTATGCCGCGGTACCGAGCGGCAATGCCAGGGGCATCGAGGCGCTCAAGGCGAAGGATGCCGCGCTCTACGGTCCGATCCGCGTCGTCGCCTTCCCCGCCGCCGCGGGCCAGGCCAAGGTGCCGGACGGCACGGCGGACGTGGTGCTCACCTTCCGCAACGTCCATAACTGGCGGATGGGCGGCCAGGACGGGAAGGACTATGCGCCCGAGGCGTTCAAGCAGATGTACGCGATGCTCAAAAAGGGCGGCACGCTCGGCATCGAGGACCATCGCCTGCCCGAAAGCGCCAGCGACGACCGCGAGACCAAGAGCGGCTATCTCAAGGTCTCGACCGTCCGCCGGTTGGCGGAAGCGGCGGGCTTCAAGTTCGTCGGCGCGTCCGAGATCAACGCCAACAAGGCCGATACCGCCGACTGGCCGAACGGCGTGTGGACGCTGCCCCCCACCTATGCGCTCAAGGACCAGGACCGCGCCAAATATGCCGCGATCGGCGAGAGCGACCGCATGACGCTCAAGTTCCGCAAGCCGTAAGCACCACGAACATGGCGCCGGCCCCCGCTCCGACAGGGCAGGGTCCGGCGCGCACCGCCCGGAGCTTACTTCCCCAGTTTCTCGATCTTTTCCTGCAGCCGGGCAAGCTCCGCCTTGAGCGACGACACGTCGCCGTCGCCCGCGCTGCTCGCGTCGGAGGCCGCCGGTGTGGCTGCGGGTGCGGCATCCGGGGTGGGGTTCGCGGCACCGCCCGGCTGGAAGGCGCTGGCTGCGGCTTCGAACATCGCCATGTTGCGCTTGGCGATCTCGGCGAAGGGCGAGTTGGCGAAGGCACCCTCGACCGCCGACTTGAACTGTTCCTGGTTGCGGCGGAAGCTATCCATCGACGCCTCCAGATAGCCGGGGACCATCGCCTGCATCGAATCGCCGTACAGCGAGATCAGCTGGCGCAGGAAATTCACCGGCAGCATCGTCTGGCCGCGCGATTCCTCTTCCATGATGATCTGGGTGAGGACGTTGTGGGTGATGTCCTCTTCGGTCTTGGCGTCGACGACCTTGAAGTCGCGGCCTTCGCGCGTCATCGCTGCGAGATGCTCGAGCGTGATGTAGGACGAAGTCTCGGTGTTGTAGAGCCGGCGGTTCGCGTATTTCTTGATAATGACCGGACCGCTTCCAGGTGCAGCTTTCTTCATGGGGA is part of the Sphingomonas sp. genome and harbors:
- the atpA gene encoding F0F1 ATP synthase subunit alpha codes for the protein MDIRAAEISKVIKDQIANFGTEAQVSEIGQVLSVGDGIARIHGLDNVQAGEMVEFANGVQGMALNLEADNVGVVIFGSDAEIKEGDTVKRTGTIVDVPVGKGLLGRVVDGLGNPIDGKGPIEYTERRRVEVKAPGIIPRKSVHEPVQTGLKAIDALVPIGRGQRELIIGDRQTGKTAVAIDTFINQKGPNSSGDEGKKLYCIYVAVGQKRSTVAQIVRQLEENGAMEYSIVVAATASEPAPLQFLAPYTGCAMGEFFRDNGMHAVIVYDDLSKQAVAYRQMSLLLRRPPGREAYPGDVFYLHSRLLERAAKMNDANGNGSLTALPIIETQAGDVSAYIPTNVISITDGQIFLETNLFYQGIRPAINVGLSVSRVGSSAQTKAMKKVSGSIKLELAQYREMAAFAQFGSDLDASTQKLLNRGARLTELLKQPQFSPLSFEEQTISIFAGTNGYLDNVAVKDVVRFEAAMLAHFRSQHAEVLAEIRDTKAFENGTRDKVKGVLDAFTKTFA
- a CDS encoding F0F1 ATP synthase subunit gamma produces the protein MANLKELKGRIASVKSTQKITKAKQMVAAAKLRKAQAAAEAARPYAQRLEGVVASLASKVGASDNAPRLLASTGKADTQLLIIANGDKGLSGAFNANIVKAAILKGRTLIAEGKTVKFYLVGRKGRAVIARTFPGMIVGQFDTTAVRTPGYDEARAIAKDVTDRFFAGEFDVATLFYSHFRSALAQVPTEQQLIPVSVPESAVPATGAAVEYEPDEETILADLLPRNLTVQIFKALLENQASEQGASMTAMDNATRNAGDLINRLTIQYNRSRQAAITTELVEIISGAEAL
- the atpD gene encoding F0F1 ATP synthase subunit beta, which translates into the protein MATAAVDTTPTTGTNNVGRISQVIGAVVDVTFENNLPAILSALETQNNGNRLVLEVAQHLGENTVRTIAMDATEGLTRGQTVTDTGSQIRVPVGPATLGRILNVVGEPIDERGPVGTDLRAPIHAKAPEFIEQSTDSAILVTGIKVIDLLAPYAKGGKIGLFGGAGVGKTVLIQELINNIAKGHGGTSVFAGVGERTREGNDLYHEFLDAGVIAKDADGNAITEGSKVALVYGQMNEPPGARARVALSGLTIAEYFRDVEGQDVLFFVDNIFRFTQAGAEVSALLGRIPSAVGYQPTLSTDMGALQERITSTTKGSITSVQAVYVPADDLTDPAPATSFAHLDATTVLNRAISELGIYPAVDPLDSTSRVLEPRVVGQEHYETARAVQAILQKYKSLQDIIAILGMDELSEEDKLTVARARKIQRFLSQPFHVAEVFTGIPGAFVQLEDTVRSFKAVVDGEYDHLPESAFYMVGGIDDAIAKAKKLADEA
- a CDS encoding ATP synthase F1 subunit epsilon; this encodes MLHFELVTPERLVRSEEVHMVVVPGSEGDFGVLEGHAPIMSTIRDGNIELYKAGSTTPELIRVEGGFAEVNERGLTVLAERAE
- a CDS encoding CpaF family protein: MSAFGRRGGIGNGTGGRPAFGVARPMQGGSVQRAEPLPLGGEQFPPLDSVPLPGEHFADPMLERDPLGPSAASADAMQRLADRQAAPADQGSSRNEGFEASIHRIKEQVLPRLLERVDPEAAATLSKDELAEEFRPIIGEVLAELKLTLNRREQFALEKVLVDELLGLGPLEELLADAAISDIMVNGPEQTYVERKGKLELANINFRDEEHLFQIAQRICNSVGRRVDQTTPLADARLKDGSRVNVIVPPLSLRGTAISIRKFSAKPITLDMMAKGGSMSEKMATALKIAGASRFNIVISGGTGSGKTTMLNAISKMIDPGERVLTIEDAAELRLQQPHWLPLETRPANLEGQGEISIRDLVKNALRMRPDRIILGEIRGAECFDMLAAMNTGHDGSMCTLHSNSPREALARMENMVMMSDIKVPKEAISRQIADSVDLIIQVKRLRDGSRRVTNVTEVIGMEGPVIVTQELFKFEYLDESTDGKIIGEYRSMGLRPYTLDKAKQFGFDQALLEACL
- a CDS encoding methyltransferase, with the translated sequence MRHRLIAVAAVTTLAAVASVAAQQPASLRHAIESAVAASGRTPANTARDKYRHPADTLAFFGVKPGDTVVEIWPSGGWYTEILAPLTKGKGTLYAAVPSGNARGIEALKAKDAALYGPIRVVAFPAAAGQAKVPDGTADVVLTFRNVHNWRMGGQDGKDYAPEAFKQMYAMLKKGGTLGIEDHRLPESASDDRETKSGYLKVSTVRRLAEAAGFKFVGASEINANKADTADWPNGVWTLPPTYALKDQDRAKYAAIGESDRMTLKFRKP
- the phaR gene encoding polyhydroxyalkanoate synthesis repressor PhaR, whose amino-acid sequence is MKKAAPGSGPVIIKKYANRRLYNTETSSYITLEHLAAMTREGRDFKVVDAKTEEDITHNVLTQIIMEEESRGQTMLPVNFLRQLISLYGDSMQAMVPGYLEASMDSFRRNQEQFKSAVEGAFANSPFAEIAKRNMAMFEAAASAFQPGGAANPTPDAAPAATPAASDASSAGDGDVSSLKAELARLQEKIEKLGK